In 'Nostoc azollae' 0708, the following are encoded in one genomic region:
- a CDS encoding cyanoexosortase B system-associated protein: MISLSKIFQEKQWSQVAVLILLLLLLTVGAVPGYLTGKWAWQQPPPVNKLQELKNIRKVGLNIPGWQTVQQSESQIGEHQWSLQILKQQYPANEAILLLLPQNGPRDQPEVEWIDISGWGKSTWGKWDVAQYRTAEFTFKQPSTQQLNTTIKVKSRFFRATTQKQTFAVLQWYAMPNGGTSSLVDWFLSDQLAQWQKKRVPWVAVSILMPMESFGEAETSCSKLQSLGEKVQSELMSIAL; this comes from the coding sequence ATGATTTCCTTATCCAAAATTTTCCAGGAAAAGCAATGGAGTCAGGTAGCCGTGTTGATTTTACTGCTACTGTTGTTAACAGTGGGGGCAGTTCCTGGATACCTAACAGGAAAATGGGCGTGGCAGCAGCCACCGCCAGTTAATAAACTCCAGGAATTGAAAAATATTCGCAAAGTAGGATTAAATATTCCTGGTTGGCAAACTGTTCAACAGTCAGAATCACAAATTGGCGAACATCAATGGTCTTTGCAGATACTCAAACAACAATACCCAGCAAATGAAGCTATACTGCTGCTGCTACCACAAAATGGTCCGAGAGATCAACCAGAAGTAGAGTGGATAGATATTAGTGGTTGGGGGAAATCAACTTGGGGAAAGTGGGATGTGGCTCAATATCGTACTGCTGAATTTACTTTCAAACAGCCCTCCACTCAACAGTTGAATACTACTATAAAAGTCAAGTCAAGATTTTTTCGGGCTACAACACAAAAACAAACTTTTGCTGTTTTACAATGGTACGCCATGCCAAATGGTGGAACCTCATCACTTGTCGACTGGTTTCTATCAGACCAATTAGCACAGTGGCAAAAAAAGCGTGTGCCTTGGGTGGCTGTGAGTATTTTAATGCCAATGGAGTCTTTTGGAGAAGCAGAAACATCTTGTTCAAAGCTTCAGTCGTTGGGTGAAAAAGTACAATCTGAATTAATGTCAATAGCTTTATAA
- a CDS encoding polysaccharide biosynthesis/export family protein: MFIEPSSHKCAFNALFFVTLHVSVGLITSIQPILAQPSPSVEPSSVEFTTPAATSEEISPSTKEESSPQFNRYFLDTGDTLNVIVQRPPGLYRLGIGDSISVSVQRFPDLSFQAAINPEGNIVVPLLGVISLQGLSLKEAEAKIRSGLNRYVIDPIVLLSLSGERPNLSFSAPIGQDGNIIIPQVGKLFVKGLSLEEVQENIRLALSRITTDTVVTSLSQIRPVQVTITGEVSRPGIYAAGVVIPRITDILPLAGGSTVTADLRQVQIRRKLSDGSTVSQNVDLYASLQSGGSPPNLRLQDGDAIIIPRREVGTDDGYDRKLVARSTLAVPQIKVRILNYAAGGIVTQSLPNGSTFIDVLGGVNLNTANLRDIALVRFDPEKGKAVTQRLDGKKALAGDASQNLALQDNDVILVGRNLIGKLQNLFTTITQPFFNVQSFLQFFQTFGNGFLGGGSN; this comes from the coding sequence ATGTTTATAGAGCCTAGTTCTCACAAATGTGCATTTAACGCGCTGTTTTTTGTCACTCTTCATGTAAGTGTTGGGTTGATAACATCTATTCAACCTATTTTAGCGCAGCCTTCACCATCTGTAGAACCATCTTCAGTAGAATTTACAACACCTGCAGCTACTTCTGAGGAAATATCTCCCAGCACAAAGGAAGAAAGTTCACCACAATTCAACCGTTATTTCTTGGATACAGGAGATACACTCAACGTTATTGTTCAGCGTCCTCCTGGACTATACCGCTTAGGAATTGGAGATTCTATCAGTGTGTCAGTGCAAAGATTTCCAGATTTAAGTTTTCAAGCGGCAATTAATCCAGAAGGCAATATTGTAGTGCCTCTACTGGGAGTGATCTCTTTACAAGGCTTGAGTTTGAAAGAAGCAGAGGCAAAAATTCGCTCTGGTTTAAATCGGTATGTTATTGATCCCATTGTGTTGTTATCACTATCTGGAGAACGTCCGAATTTAAGTTTCTCAGCCCCTATTGGTCAAGACGGCAATATAATCATCCCGCAAGTGGGGAAACTGTTTGTAAAAGGCTTAAGTTTGGAAGAAGTTCAAGAAAATATTCGCTTGGCTTTAAGTCGTATTACTACTGATACTGTAGTAACGTCTTTATCACAAATACGTCCCGTTCAAGTTACAATTACTGGGGAAGTATCTCGTCCAGGAATTTATGCTGCTGGTGTGGTAATCCCTCGCATTACTGATATTTTACCATTAGCTGGTGGTTCAACTGTGACAGCAGACCTACGACAAGTGCAAATACGTCGTAAGCTCAGTGATGGTTCTACAGTTTCACAAAATGTTGACTTATACGCCTCATTGCAAAGTGGTGGTTCACCGCCTAATTTGCGCTTACAAGATGGGGATGCAATCATTATCCCACGTCGAGAAGTTGGTACAGATGATGGTTATGATCGCAAATTAGTGGCACGTTCGACTTTGGCTGTACCTCAGATTAAAGTCCGAATTTTAAATTATGCTGCGGGAGGAATTGTGACTCAATCTTTACCTAATGGCAGTACATTTATAGATGTTTTGGGAGGTGTGAACCTTAACACTGCTAATCTTCGGGATATTGCTTTGGTTCGGTTTGATCCGGAAAAAGGCAAAGCTGTTACTCAAAGACTTGATGGGAAAAAGGCGCTGGCTGGTGATGCTTCTCAAAATTTAGCACTGCAAGATAATGATGTAATTCTTGTTGGTCGCAACTTAATTGGCAAACTTCAAAATTTATTTACTACCATTACCCAACCATTTTTTAATGTGCAGTCATTTTTGCAATTCTTTCAAACCTTTGGTAACGGGTTTCTCGGTGGTGGTTCAAATTAA
- a CDS encoding GumC family protein yields the protein MTPRIVKKYIIAFEKYKWIGLASFGLVVAGTIVVAIQPEPPVTYLIEAAVSYTGPPVSFSKTASEIQEQGKELTQEVLLSDQIVLKVADKVKVKPKTIATNVKLKMPEKTKSGALESPLIIVYYTDIDVNRGVDVLTELTKLMVQLSGDINTGRLKTIIKKINELLPQAKKELQAAENKLEEYDRRERPALVEAENGSLLGGISNSKIQQREIKFTIAGLDAQLRSLEKKLGLTVRQAYISSALSADTIIANLRSQIYQVESQIAVIRRDLRPEHPTMIQLQRQKGAAEELLQQRVDEVLGGGGMAAPIRGNLTGIRTQSSLDLTRQALANQMVALQTQRETLEQQLKQQIQQEEELRRESALIPNKQLERSRLEQAVGFKKAIYDQMQAKLTDAKAAEAETVTSLSLTKPPTPLPVVAKPKSVPATLAIGALLGAVIGGGVIFLLGSLEGTFKTREDIRESLKQRDVLLLGELPLISVDDLPPEALPVILSSHSPYLEFYEKFRSNLRRIGGKDAKVILITSVSSQEGKTLSAYNLGIASARAGKRTLIIETDLRSPSRASSLNVASYATLEPLLYYSSLSDCIRLVPEIENLYIIPSAGPALQSAAIIESSEMVRVIEDARQRYDLVILDTNDLSTSNDALLMQPYSDGIVLVARPNYTQENMLTEAIDQLVEGELGLLGAIINAADIRVSIPQPAEELPTSIPDLNLEAIRQTEDISTIFGKN from the coding sequence ATGACACCAAGAATTGTTAAGAAATATATTATTGCTTTTGAAAAGTATAAATGGATTGGATTAGCCAGTTTTGGTTTAGTAGTAGCTGGGACAATAGTGGTGGCTATACAACCAGAACCACCAGTTACCTACCTAATAGAAGCTGCGGTGTCCTATACTGGACCACCAGTTTCTTTCTCAAAAACAGCCAGTGAAATTCAGGAACAGGGTAAAGAATTGACACAAGAGGTATTACTCTCAGATCAAATTGTTCTCAAGGTAGCGGATAAAGTAAAAGTAAAACCAAAAACGATTGCTACCAATGTGAAATTAAAGATGCCAGAAAAAACGAAATCTGGAGCATTAGAAAGTCCATTAATAATAGTTTATTATACAGATATTGATGTTAATAGAGGTGTAGATGTATTAACAGAATTGACAAAATTAATGGTGCAGTTAAGTGGTGATATTAACACTGGCAGACTGAAAACAATTATAAAAAAAATTAATGAGCTTTTGCCACAGGCCAAGAAAGAACTCCAAGCTGCTGAAAATAAACTGGAAGAATATGATCGTCGGGAACGTCCGGCACTTGTGGAAGCAGAAAATGGTAGTTTGCTCGGTGGGATTAGTAATAGCAAAATTCAACAAAGAGAAATTAAATTCACTATTGCTGGACTTGATGCTCAACTTCGTTCTTTAGAAAAGAAGTTGGGTTTAACAGTTCGTCAGGCTTATATTTCTTCAGCGTTGAGTGCTGATACTATTATTGCCAATTTGCGATCACAAATTTATCAAGTGGAGTCACAAATTGCCGTTATCAGAAGAGATTTGCGCCCTGAACATCCGACTATGATTCAATTACAGCGCCAAAAAGGGGCTGCTGAAGAATTGCTGCAACAACGTGTGGATGAGGTTTTAGGTGGTGGTGGGATGGCTGCTCCTATACGAGGTAATCTTACAGGTATTCGCACTCAAAGTAGTTTAGATCTGACACGACAGGCGTTAGCAAATCAAATGGTGGCGTTGCAAACCCAGCGTGAAACCCTGGAACAACAACTAAAACAGCAAATTCAACAGGAGGAGGAATTACGGCGAGAATCTGCTCTCATCCCCAATAAACAGTTAGAGCGCTCGCGTTTGGAACAAGCTGTAGGCTTTAAAAAAGCTATATATGACCAAATGCAAGCCAAGCTAACTGATGCAAAAGCCGCAGAAGCAGAAACTGTCACTAGTCTCAGCTTAACCAAACCACCAACACCATTACCTGTAGTTGCTAAACCCAAGAGTGTACCTGCTACCTTGGCTATTGGTGCTTTATTGGGTGCTGTGATTGGTGGTGGTGTCATATTTTTGCTGGGGTCACTGGAAGGAACTTTCAAAACGAGAGAAGATATCCGGGAAAGCCTCAAGCAACGGGATGTGTTACTACTGGGAGAATTGCCTTTAATCTCAGTTGATGATTTACCTCCAGAAGCCTTGCCAGTCATACTTTCCTCTCATTCTCCTTATTTGGAGTTTTATGAGAAGTTCCGCAGTAATTTACGTCGGATTGGTGGTAAAGACGCAAAGGTGATATTAATTACCAGCGTTAGTAGTCAAGAAGGTAAAACATTGAGTGCTTATAACCTGGGGATAGCTTCAGCAAGGGCTGGGAAAAGAACCTTGATTATCGAAACAGATTTGCGATCGCCTTCCCGTGCTTCATCTCTAAATGTTGCCTCCTATGCTACTCTTGAACCACTGCTCTATTATTCCAGCTTAAGTGACTGTATTCGCTTAGTTCCCGAAATAGAAAATTTATACATTATTCCTAGCGCCGGACCTGCACTTCAATCTGCCGCAATTATCGAATCCAGCGAAATGGTCCGCGTGATAGAAGATGCTCGTCAGCGTTATGATTTAGTGATTTTAGATACTAATGATCTCAGCACTTCCAATGATGCATTATTAATGCAACCCTATAGTGATGGTATAGTGCTGGTAGCGCGACCTAATTATACACAAGAAAATATGCTCACTGAAGCTATTGATCAATTAGTAGAAGGTGAGTTAGGGCTATTAGGAGCAATTATTAATGCTGCTGATATCAGAGTTTCCATACCTCAACCAGCAGAAGAATTACCTACATCCATACCTGATCTCAATCTAGAAGCGATTAGGCAAACAGAAGATATATCCACTATTTTCGGTAAAAATT